A single genomic interval of Gossypium raimondii isolate GPD5lz chromosome 11, ASM2569854v1, whole genome shotgun sequence harbors:
- the LOC105804210 gene encoding probable mitochondrial adenine nucleotide transporter BTL3, with protein MYGPNSCLYIDTIRASQQWNTGRPFLLGGLFLNDQTLPSSFVSFISLKAQKCPVDKDDNLCFLGGGKSTKTLRFVKSRRDGRGRLGWFLSVSLSSEEGYVGESGESWGQNGDKNLEEVEMVEGEKEKKGSGALNTTKHLWAGAVAAMVSRTLIAPLERLKLEYILRGEKKHFIELIKSIAVSEGLIGFWKGNFVNILRTAPFKAINFYAYDTYRNQQLKLSGKEEASNFERFLAGAAAGITATLLCLPLDTIRTVMVAPGGEALGGLFGTFRHMVQTEGFFSLYKGLVPTIISMAPSGAVFYGVYDMLKSAYLHSPKGRKRIQDMKRGVQELNAFEQLELGPIRTLLYGAIAGACSEAATYPFEVVRRHLQMQVRATKLSAFATCVKIVEEGGGMHALYAGLIPSILQVLPSAAISYLVYEFMKIVLKVESA; from the exons ATGTACGGTCCAAATAGCTGTTTGTATATTGACACGATCAGGgcttcacaacagtggaataccGGTCGTCCGTTTTTATTGGGTGGTTTGTTTCTCAACGACCAAACACTGCCTTCCTCGTTCGTTTCCTTCATTTCATTGAAGGCCCAGAAATGTCCTGTTGATAAAGATGACAATCTGTGCTTTTTGGGTGGGGGGAAGAGTActaaaacgctgcgttttgtgAAGTCAAGGAGAGATGGTAGGGGCAGACTGGGCTGGTTTTTATCGGTGAGTTTATCGAGTGAGGAGGGTTATGTTGGAGAATCAGGAGAAAGTTGGGGTCAAAACGGGGATAAGAATTTGGAAGAAGTGGAAATGGTGGAAggggagaaagaaaagaagggatCAGGGGCTTTAAATACCACCAAACATCTTTGGGCTGGTGCTGTTGCTGCTATGGTTTCAAG GACTTTGATTGCTCCTCTGGAGAGATTGAAGTTAGAGTACATTCTTCGTGGTGAAAAGAAACATTTCATTGAACTAATTAAATCCATTGCAGTCTCTGAAGGGTTGATAGGTTTTTGGAAAGGGAATTTTGTCAATATACTTCGCACGGCTCCTTTCAAGGCTATCAACTTTTATGCTTATGATACATATAGAAATCAACAACTGAAATTATCTGGAAAAGAAGAAGCCTCAAATTTCGAGAGGTTTCTTGCTGGTGCTGCTGCTGGGATTACTGCTACTTTGCTTTGCTTACCATTGGACACT ATAAGGACAGTAATGGTAGCTCCAGGCGGGGAAGCGCTGGGTGGTTTGTTTGGAACTTTTCGTCACATGGTTCAAACTGAAGGgttcttttctctttataagGGACTAGTGCCCACGATTATAAGTATGGCACCTTCAGGTGCAGTCTTCTATGGCGTTTATGATATGTTGAAGTCAGCCTATCTTCATTCACCTAAGGGGAGAAAAAGAATTCAAGACATGAAGCGAGGTGTTCAGGAACTGAATGCATTTGAGCAATTAGAGTTAGGTCCTATTAGAACATTATTATACGGGGCAATTGCTGGTGCATGTTCTGAGGCTGCTACATATCCATTCGAAGTTGTGAGAAGGCATCTCCAAATGCAAGTCCGTGCGACTAAGTTAAGTGCATTCGCGACTTGTGTGAAGATAGTTGAGGAAGGTGGTGGAATGCATGCTCTTTATGCAGGACTCATTCCCAGCATATTGCAG GTGTTACCATCAGCAGCCATAAGTTACTTGGTTTACGAGTTTATGAAGATAGTTCTAAAGGTGGAGTCGGCATAG